A single region of the Triplophysa dalaica isolate WHDGS20190420 chromosome 15, ASM1584641v1, whole genome shotgun sequence genome encodes:
- the chrm5a gene encoding muscarinic acetylcholine receptor M5a — protein sequence MDLGNVTITGNVSDVHLVTHSLWEVVTIATVSAIVSFITIVGNVLVMLSFKVNSQLKTVNNYYLLSLAFADLIIGLFSMNLYTSYILMGYWSLGNLACDLWLALDYVASNASVMNLLVISFDRYFSITRPLTYRAKRTPRRAGVMIGLAWLVSFILWAPPILCWQYLVGKRTVPERQCQIQFFSEPVITFGTAIAAFYIPVSIMTILYCRIYKETERRTKDLAELQGVNSSTNSGSTAQPRKTIRSCFKIKHLKNASRRNQTSWSSSHHADVPEWPKTHQLANFNSYGSSEDDERSVSPAVVQTPYRHQQSKAEASNGNCEEDAVFPSSLKESPRNKKCVSYKFKPVSKDTGLQQNADGERKAATSSFSSAESVNAPSSSSSSKPADGTLKSQMTKRKRMVLIKERKAAQTLSAILLAFILTWTPYNIMVLISTFCSDCIPLALWHLGYWLCYVNSTVNPMCYALCNKTFQKTFRMLLLCQWRKKRVEEKLYWCGQNPVVGSKLTGAT from the coding sequence ATGGATTTGGGAAACGTCACCATCACTGGGAACGTGTCGGACGTCCACCTGGTCACACACAGTCTGTGGGAGGTGGTCACCATAGCGACCGTCTCCGCCATCGTCAGCTTCATCACGATTGTCGGGAATGTTCTGGTGATGTTGTCTTTTAAGGTGAACAGCCAGCTGAAGACGGTCAACAACTATTATCTGTTGAGCCTGGCCTTCGCTGACCTCATCATCGGCCTTTTCTCCATGAACTTGTACACCTCTTACATTCTGATGGGTTACTGGTCTCTGGGCAATTTGGCATGTGATTTGTGGTTGGCGCTGGATTACGTGGCCAGCAACGCCTCCGTGATGAACCTACTGGTCATCAGTTTCGATCGATACTTCTCCATCACCAGACCTTTGACGTACCGAGCCAAACGGACACCGAGGCGAGCTGGCGTCATGATCGGCCTCGCGTGGCTGGTGTCATTCATTCTTTGGGCTCCTCCAATCCTGTGCTGGCAGTATTTGGTTGGTAAGAGAACGGTACCTGAGAGACAGTGTCAGATCCAGTTCTTCTCTGAACCCGTCATCACTTTCGGAACGGCCATAGCGGCTTTTTACATTCCCGTTTCCATCATGACGATCTTATACTGCCGGATATACAAAGAAACCGAGAGGCGCACAAAAGACCTGGCCGAGCTGCAGGGGGTCAACTCCTCGACAAACTCCGGCAGCACCGCCCAGCCTCGAAAAACCATCCGGTCCTGTTTCAAGATCAAACATCTGAAGAACGCTTCACGGCGGAATCAGACGTCTTGGTCCTCCTCGCATCACGCCGATGTGCCAGAGTGGCCGAAAACCCACCAACTTGCCAACTTCAACAGCTATGGCTCTTCTGAAGATGACGAGCGCTCTGTGTCTCCCGCCGTCGTCCAGACGCCCTACAGACATCAGCAGAGCAAAGCGGAGGCGTCCAATGGCAACTGCGAGGAAGATGCCGTCTTCCCATCCTCCCTCAAAGAAAGTCCAAGGAAcaagaaatgtgtttcttaCAAGTTCAAGCCGGTTTCAAAAGACACAGGATTGCAGCAGAACGCCGATGGTGAAAGGAAGGCCGCGACCTCTTCGTTCTCATCCGCCGAGTCCGTGAATGCGCCTTCCTCTTCGTCTTCATCCAAACCCGCGGACGGCACGTTGAAAAGCCAGATGACCAAGAGGAAGAGGATGGTGCTGATCAAAGAGAGGAAGGCCGCTCAGACTCTCAGCGCCATTTTGCTGGCGTTCATACTGACGTGGACGCCCTACAACATCATGGTGCTCATCTCCACCTTCTGCTCGGACTGCATCCCGCTGGCACTCTGGCATTTGGGCTACTGGCTGTGTTACGTCAACAGCACGGTGAACCCCATGTGCTACGCGCTGTGCAACAAAACCTTTCAGAAGACCTTCCGCATGCTTCTGTTGTGCCAGTGGAGGAAGAAGAGGGTGGAGGAGAAACTCTACTGGTGCGGACAAAATCCTGTGGTCGGCAGCAAGTTAACCGGAGCGACATGA